gttccttatctgtaagatgctatgaactacttccacacagtcgtgctgatcctggaggactggcaggtcaggaagcaaggtagctggattaaggggcccacacctttcaaaaattaggttagtgtcttctaagagttcggcctctagctgttgctgacgatgggccgaaaagacttgggttgtgcccctacgcagaagggctgacaaggcatgagaggtccaaaccgttgtaaaatgacccagggtcaggctctttgcctttgtgatcagcagggcagctgctgccagagtccgggtgcaggatggggttccctgagcgacagggtcgatctgctgagagtaaaaagcaagcgggaaatggtggggcccgctcagctgggtaaggacgccactagcaattccgcccctctcgtggacaaaaaggtgaaagggtttgctgtaattggggggggcagagagacatggaggaggccacactgtccttgagtaactgaaaggcttggatcgtgtctggggaccactgcagagggtcaggagcaaggttagcagtgagtcggtggaacggtttgcttaactccccgcaggacggcaaccaggggcgacagaagccaattaatcctaagaaacctcgaagttgtttcttggtgtttggcagagggcagttttggatagtctttatgcggactgggtccatttgtctcccctctggggttaacaggaagcccagatatcggaccttctgtgagacccactgaatcttgttagggtctaccttgtggcctctggtgtgtaggtataataaaagtgccttaccatcgatgcggagggcagcttcttcgcggttacctaataggatgtcatctacatataggactaacgtggatccctgcggactggtgaagccttccaagtcgtggcggaggcattggctgaaaatcgtggggctgtctctgtatccttgaggaagtcgttgccagacataactttgtccctcccaggtgaaaccaaagagatactgagagtctgggtgcacaggaatgctgaaaaaggctgattttaagtcaataacagtgaaccactcagcatcccaggggatttggctgatgatagtagctggatcaggaactactgcatgaagagggaccacatactgattaacaacccgtagatcctgtacaaagcgccaacgaatagggtctccatcctttttaggaggctttttgacaggcagtataggggtgttacagggagtgcgctgagggcggactagcttttgtgcaatgaatccctcgataatggggcggatgccctcccgggcttccagcgacagggggtattgagggactgacgggggggttaaggagggcttcacttgaatccttactggctctgccgaaaggagcaggccaacatcagtgtcagaaattccccagagggttaaaggcaagtcagtgaggtcaggggagagagaggggggtttttcccaattaccctgagttggggccgaatctcctaacactgtcatcaataatcctaccccttcaggagtgcaggttaaagtagcctcaagcttacagagtaaatcccggcccatcaaagggatcggacaagctggggaaaaaagaaaacggtgagaaaaacatttatcagcataaataacatttagaggcaaagtgagtcccagagactgtgggttgccctccaccccagttgcagttttaacctcagaggatagccagggagagggggcatgatttaaaagagagaaagtagctccagtatcaatgaggaaagaggcagtccttggactgaaagggttagacgaggctctttgctgggaggggagaaagtgaggaaggagccggctaaagacattaaggaaataagaccatcacattgtttgccttcacccccggggtaccgtcattgaggaggctgagtttgctgcagctgctgctgttgcccgtagttgatccaggcctgaggaacgggctgggctggtggtgcaggggcgtattcgtccctggtgtaagtatctgcggatgcgaccggaccctctgggcgtccccaggggcattcacatttaaagtgaccgggctgtccgcactgaaaacaatttcctggtggctggggttgccaggaccctcttccccgagcaccctgaaatcccctgccacggccacggcctctgcctcgaataccgccgcgaaaagctaaagccatcaacttatattcttcctttttctctttctttttactactttccctttctttctcccatgcaaaatcagctacgtccaacactgaagtgactgactcacctccccaaccagggcgaaactttaagaaataatcccttacagggggcactgactgattcacaaaaaacgaaataagagtagggtggtctgcttctctctcaggatccatctgagtgaacatttgggccccctccaatagcctcgaccagaactttctgggtggctcatcagattcctgccgaatctgcatgaacttagcctgattaggcgagcgacgagccatttctttgagtctctctaacaatcgctctcgatctgttcgcagctgagtcagccttggctgactccagtctaggggattccagccagcggcttgatcccgcctatccatccaagtggtattaaccgcatcgctatccccccatgtcctttctgccatccacaatctactacgttcctctccggtcaaaactctacttaataactgatctacatccgtataagtaggattatgacttgaaaacaatcttcctaaaagttctgtgatctttcggggattttccccaaaggaccctgacaaccgtccccactctttcaagtcccattctagccatcctttatattccacaatattagtatgttgtaactggccattattgtccacaaaaggttggtcgtgcacctgtaaaggcatttctctacttacacctttattactcacaaaaggtttggcggaggcagcctctgggctatcctcaggggagggatatgcatcctgctgcatttgcttgatcttttgcctagtaattactcctcccgaggtgtgcccttccatttcccccttatccctctgcagagattccgatctggagtcctgcagattcccctctgcactctggagagagtccccctgcggaggaataggggcaggcgcagtggggaccaactgacgagtcaaaacacgccgtggtttacacccttcatcgaaataacatggaggggattcactctcgggagaataactgactgccataatttttaaagatttccacagctctgctgctgtgtcccaacaaaaccagtaacataactgtcccggatggtctttttcgatctggctccttactcctcttaaggcagcctgttcgaaagagccatacgaaggccacctcatctccgggtcggccaatactgcggtatacccagtccaattccttacacacagtgtgtacaacttcctcctagacattcctgtctgtactgggagtttcccttcgttccataacttatttacaatccccagcggactctcaagaggcacgctagtcccttgacccatggtgtctgacaggagccctccaactggcgtttatcctgctgtccagtacacgaccccttaatattgaattggctgggagaaatctcccgtggcgcctgccaattcatATATGAGTGGTccgaccactggacagaggcaccgcaccagaaggaaatcccggacgagcccccaaattgttaggtaaaaagcaagtccttactcacctctccagcacccgagttcgtgcggagttggtatggggctcacaatctgtcagagaccagacaccaattcgttgatcaacgggctcacactatccttagcttaaaaggcttcggagtaagtgtggcgagtttattaggggtgagcatcaatatttatacacagaagtaaacaaagtgattaacagatcataatggtcatgcataatcaatcaagattctacaggataaaacaggttaaaatgtaaacttaaaaagacaaaaggggagatggctacttaaggggagggggggtgtcatgagtagttagcaggtcagagctttgattaaaactttcagacagagacatcaagtctgggttaagtttaagctcatcaaaagttcagactcaacactgGTATAAAGGTGTCTATTTtagggcttttgccagtataaaatGTCATTAAAGAATTCACACCGCTAACTGATATTACTATACAAGCAAATATTTCTTAACATACTCACAAAGGATTTATCTGTCTGTGGATAGATATCCCCAGTGGATAGCTCCCTCCCCTAAACCAGCCCAGTTCCATGGGGCTCACAACTGCAATTTCAAACACGGCTTGTAAAATTCAGGCTCAGCTATGGATGTACTGGTTTTGATGATGACTGGGCCATTTCGTTTTAATGGCCCTATTCAGTGTGTTTGGGAAATGTGTTTACCCCATGGGGTCTAGTCTGTCTGGGTTTAGTTGCTTTCTAAAACAAACTTCCCTCCATTAACTATCATTTTGGTGGGGCTGACAGCACTACCTATTAtaaaggttgcctgacacttcccattataagaccccataactttgttaaatttaaactgtttgtgttgaaatttttcatgctgggtgtctgccccATGCTGAATCTTTTGGGAAAATATCACCTAAGAtgtttcagccatttctgagaaccaggctagggaaaaatatgtttttgtgtGCATGTTAAGATATTCTGGTAATCTTTTCTTTGCCAAGCTTTcgctcctccccctgctttggagcagggacttgaaattgtCAGAGGGGTAGCTTTTGGGTCAGGGATGTGTCCTTTTGAAATCCCCTTGAAAAATCAGCACAAATGTAGTCAAATTATAAAAATTGAAGTTCGCCCATCCCAAGTAGAGACGATGCACTAAATGAAGCAGGTATCCTGTGGGGGAAATAAGTAAGTGATGATGTAagtaaagactatcataatgcatatgcacaagatgACTGAATTAAGGTTCCACAGGTAAcattaattctggaatttcctagcttttgagtgcttgactttgcaactgtgATACTGATTTTTAAATGTAGTTGATATGTAATAGATTTTATGAATGAAGGACAGACTTTCATATTCTGTCACAGAAACACTTTCACATTTGACACTGGGTAATTTATTTAACCCCTCTAtgtttcagttttcccatctgtaaaaaacaGATATTTACCTACCACACAGGGTAGTTTTAATAACTGTTAAATGTTTTGAGCCCCTTTGATGGAAGTCTCTATAGAAGTAGAAAGCATTTATTGTTAATGTATTATAATgcctgtttctttaaaaaaacctaataaTCTGTGAAGTACAGGTTATACTGACATTTGATACGAGTTGTTCTTGCAGTACTTGATTAATCATCTTCACACATTAAACATCAAAAAACCAAAGAAGGCTTTGTCTTCTGACTGACTAATCCAATATTTCTGAAGCGTTTCACTAGCGAGTAAGGTCAGGTCAACTTCATAACAACACAGCCATGGAATAAGGGAAATAAATGCTTCTGAAGCCCCTATTGACCTTATCTGAGAACAGATAGAGAAAATGGGGAAAGGGAAGCATGACTATCTCAGAGAAGAAGTGAGAAGTAATGAAAATGACAGGATGCAGCTCAAAAGAACTATAGGGTATTTTAATGGGGTAAATTTTATTATAGGCGCCATAGTAGGTGCAGGGATCTTTGTGTCTCCCACAGGAGTGCTAAAATACTCCTTACTTAATGTGGGTGTTGCGCTAAGCATCTGGACTGCTTGTGGAGTAATATCGCTGATGGGAGCCCTCTGTTATGCAGAGCTGGGGACTGCCCTACCATTATCTGGAGGAGAATACAGTCACATAAAAAGAGCGCTTGGATCCCTACCTGCTTTCATCTTTATCTGGACGGCGATGTTTACCAAAACAGCATCAAATGCTACTCGAGCCTTGTTGTTTGCCGAATATGCTACCCAACCTTTCTATGGTGTATGCCCTGCACCGGAGCTGCTAAAGAAATGCTTGGCTTTGGCAGTTATTTGGTCTCTGGGGATTCTGAATGGCCGAAGTGTCAAAATGGCTACTTGGGTTCAAACTATTTTCACAGTTCTGAAGATGATGGCACTATCTGTAATTGGCATAGGAGGCATTGTTCTGCTGATTAGAGGAAGAAAGGAGAATTTAGTAAGGTTTGAGAATGCATTCAGCTCAGAGATTCCTGATGCCTCACAGATTGCTGAAGCTTTTTTCCAGGGATTATATGCATATGGCGGTTGGTGGTCCCTCAATTACATGGCAGGTATATcttgttttttacatttaatGTTGTGGCCAGCATTCTTACATTCCTCAGATAATGTTATTAGAGCTTGTCTCACAGTGAGAACAATTTAGCCTGTAAAGACATTTATATTAAAACACTGGTTGTATTCAAGGTTTGTGTCTGGTTGTGTTGTAAAGGTGCATTGTCTTCTTTCATGCAGCTTGTTTGCATAATGTGCATTTACTGTCTCCAGAACCAACTGCATATTTAAAGAAGACTAATGTGGAAAACAAAAGGTTTAGTTTAAAGCTATATGCAAATAGAATGTGCGGACCTAAAACAGTGATTTCCCCCTTCCTCAATGCTATTGCAATTATTTGCAAGAGGGTATGCAGAGCAGAGTGCGGATATCAAGACTGAGTGCCTTCAGCCACCCAGGGCACATACCAGAAGCCTACTAATGCACACCCTTGAATTGCTTATTTTGACAAGTGCATGAACTATTTCATTTTGCATTGCATtcagaaacaatatttttaacaatatCAATTTTGATTTGCATAAGAGGTAATCATTTCACTGGGAAAATAATTCTTAGTAGAGAATAAAGGAAAGAGTAAAGGAAAAGAGTAAGGCAAATGTTATAAACATCTTTTCTGTGCCCTTTTtaatatattcattttaaaacattaaagaaGCCCTCCTAGTCTTTGGTTAGTCATTTGGTTATTCCACTTTGCATGTGATATTTAATAATATGAGCAATTATTGCAAGCTTCCATGATAGGTGTTCATGATAACATAGACTATCATGAACACTGGGACTACTTGTATGAATAAGAGTTTTGCAGAATCAAACTCTGTACTTCAGTTTTTGTCCTTTAGTCTTTAACATTCCCTTCCAGTTTTATCCTTTCTTATGTGTCAAACATTAAACAAACTAAAAGTAACAAAAGTTAGTGGAAAGAAGAAGAACATTTAAAATgagttaatgttttaaaaaatgacagtgtAGAAAAACTTATTTCTAGCTTGAGAATATGCTATAGGCAAAAgcctttttttctccccttttggtaaaaaaaaaagtcagtagaattttaatttttaaatcacattCGGACATTTTTTAGCATTACATAAAACTATACTTTTTAACACAATACAATGCAATTTTTTTCATACTGTACTAATTTGTTTGGATTCAACTACTACTACTACAATACAACATATTACCCAACAGTCAGAAGCTGCAAATGCGGTGGACCTACATCTCAATACTTTTTGACACCGAAttctcttctttttaaacaaagatttctACCCTGTCTGCCAGGAGCCAATGAATTCGATCTGAGATGAATGCCAGGCCTATCGCTAATGAAACAAAAGTTGGGAGATAAAAATTAAAAGTGGGGGTTCTAGGCATCCTGCCCTTCAACAGTTTAAAATACCAAAGACAATTTGCTACATTTTAGAAGATTTTAAACAACAAACAGAGAAGATTTGAGGAAAATAAAAGACAGCTTACCCTTCTCCCGCCACTATCAATAAGAGGCCACCTCCACCTCTCTCACCCTGTTTGGTCCTTTAGAGTTGCCTGCTTATATGCTTTTTTGCAgctcacttcagtgggagtggacCCTTCTGTCCATGCCCTTTTGACAGATGAAAATGAGCTGTCTAGAGGTTTCAGTAAGTCTTTACTCTTTAAGCCCCTCTTGACAAAGATGCCTGGGTGGTGGTTGTTTCAGAGATGGGACAGGGTGAAATTTGCACACAGAGAGCAGGTCTTTCAATAAAACaagattaataaaaataaacGGTTGTCTCAACATACCCAGATTTACACTTGGTTAGGGCTTGGTAAggcttttcagtttgtttactttgttggACAGCACTTTGTATATACTgtatttctgaccagctctatttaaaAGTAGTTACAGGTGTcaccaaaacaacaaggagtctggtggcaccttaaagactaacagatttatttgggcataagctttcgtgagtaaaaacctctgaagaagtgcatctgaagaagtgaggtttttacccacgaaagcttatgcccaaataaatctgttagtctttaaggtgccaccagactccttgttgtttttgtagatacagactaacacggctacccccgataggTGTCACCAAGTATCTCTGCCAATTTTCATGGTTTCACAGTCaatgtttctctctcccctgttACCTTATGAAACATTGCCACAAATTTACTCCTTACTCCTATCAAGTTTGTCAGGGAAGCACTCTTTTGAAAGCAATATTGTGagtatatttgttttattaaataattttctaaattatattttttcagAAGAGATGGTAAATCCTAGTAGAAATATCCCCTTGACTGTGATGACTGCACTTCCTGCAgtgactttgttttatttacttGTAAACATCTCGTATCTGACAGTTCTGACACCTAAGGAAATTGTCTCCTCAGGTAAGGATATAAGGCTGATGAATCAAAAGGAGAGCTAATCATTACAACTATTTATCTGTGTCCACCCTGTTGGGGTCACTTGGGTCCAGCTGAATTCAGGGTTTACATATAGCAAGGCACTGGACtttgagtcaggagatctggcttctgtTCTgagccctaagggtatgtctacaccaggggtcggcaacctttcagaagcggtgtgccgagtcttcatttattcactctaatttaaggtttcgtgtgccagtaatacattttaatgtttttagaaggtctctttctagaagtctataacatataactaaactattgttgtatgtaaagtaaataaggttttaaaaatgtttaagaagcttcatttaaaattaaattaaaatgcagagcccccccggaccagtggccaggacccggcagtgtgagtgccactgaaaatcagctcgtgtgccgccttcggcacgcgtgccagaggttgcctacccctggtctacactgtagcTGGATGTGAACCTTCAGCCTGGgaagacagacttgtgctagtggggttcaagctagcatgctaaatatAGCAGTACAgatgttgtggcttgggctggagcttgggctctcaagcctagggtcttgggtgggcttgagagcctgagctgcaatgtccatactgctatttttagtgcgctagctctAGTCACtctagtgtgagtctgtctgcATGGGCTGGGAGACTTGCTTCCAGCTATTATTTAGACATACTTTAACATAGACTTCCTATGGGGCTTTGAGGAAACTCCTTGGGGGCTTGTGTACACATAGAAGTTGCCACAGTTTAATTTAAATCTCTTTAGTAAAACTGGAGTTGTTGTAGctatgtcggtcccaggatattagggagtcAAGGTGGGAGagataatatctcttattggaccaacttctggtggtgagagagacaagcttttgagcttacacagagctcttcttcagcaagAAGACCAGGCCTTTGGCTCTCTGTGCTTTAGCTCACTACGTGTAATATTAGGACTAtactccctacctcacaggtgcGTTATAAGGAAAAACTCATTAATGTTTGAGCAATGAGCACCAAAGAAAAAgcctacaaataaataaaacagaatgGTCTTATTACAGGCCTTTTTTAGGGGTTAATTTTCAGAACAAATGTCCTCGTTCTGTAGGAGGCTCTATACTAAAAGTGCCATGAACCTAGAGTCTCTCATCTTCCATTGGATTGTAGCTGCTATAGCAAGTCCTGGAAGAATTGTATTCCTCATTGTGATAGTCCCTTTTCTGTTCTAATCAGCTTCTTATACTGTGtacatcactatagtatctgagtaccttatGCCCTTTGGCTGTTGGCCCAGTAAATAGCAGTCCCTTTGCACAAGCATGGGCAATAGCGAATTTTCAAGAGGTGCTAGGAAGTAGCCCTTCACATTTCTTTGTGGAGTCCCACAATGGGATAGAtatggggttctcaacctttttcttagtgaggccccccccaacatgctataaaaactccacgacccacctgtgccacaacaactgttttctgcatataaaagccagagccagcgttagggggtaacAAGCAGGGCAATTACCTGGGGTCCAATTCCAtagggggccctgcaaagctaagttgctcaggctttggcttcagccccaggtggcaggtcttggagccccaggcttcagcacCGTGCCACATGGCTTTAGCTCCCCgccttgggccccagcaagtctaacattgGCCTTGCAatgcagaccccctgaaacctgcttgcagctcCCCGGGGGGCCACGggctcctggttgagaactgcagGGATAAAGGATTAGATAATCTGTGCACTGATGAATCATCTggcctgtccccgccccctgtATACTGCCACACAGGAAACTCCTTCAGTAGCAGTCCACGTCATATAGGGGGCTAACACATTTGTTCTCCCCGCCGTGCCCTGATCCTGCTTCTGCCTACTTGTAAATAGTGTGGTTTCACTATACACGGCCAGGGAACCCTCTGTACCCCCTAGTTCTTACTCACAACGTGGTTCCACTGAGTTGTCATCAGTTCAGTAAGACTGTTGGGACACCACACCCACTGTTTAATGACATTTTGTTTCCTTGCAGCTGCTGTGGCAGTCACTTGGGCTGACAGAGTGATTCCCTCCGTTGCTTGGGTCATTCCTCTCTCCGTTGCTGCCTCAATATTTGGTGCCCTCAACAGCAGCATGTTTACATTAGGACGATTAAGTTATGCTGGAAGTCAGTCAGGACACTTGCCTGTTTTA
Above is a genomic segment from Emys orbicularis isolate rEmyOrb1 chromosome 2, rEmyOrb1.hap1, whole genome shotgun sequence containing:
- the SLC7A13 gene encoding solute carrier family 7 member 13, giving the protein MGKGKHDYLREEVRSNENDRMQLKRTIGYFNGVNFIIGAIVGAGIFVSPTGVLKYSLLNVGVALSIWTACGVISLMGALCYAELGTALPLSGGEYSHIKRALGSLPAFIFIWTAMFTKTASNATRALLFAEYATQPFYGVCPAPELLKKCLALAVIWSLGILNGRSVKMATWVQTIFTVLKMMALSVIGIGGIVLLIRGRKENLVRFENAFSSEIPDASQIAEAFFQGLYAYGGWWSLNYMAEEMVNPSRNIPLTVMTALPAVTLFYLLVNISYLTVLTPKEIVSSAAVAVTWADRVIPSVAWVIPLSVAASIFGALNSSMFTLGRLSYAGSQSGHLPVLISMLNVHYWTPAPAMIFSTIIASIFIIPADLITLTNYFGFSVWLMIGLTCASLIVLRYREPNLQRPYKVFLPVAFAMVAVSLFLVLAPIVWSPKMQYIYALLFMLGGLLVYLPFVHFKLHFDFVDKITCYLQLLLEVSPADVFADGKYE